The Oecophyllibacter saccharovorans sequence ACCCAGAGCTCAGGATGGGCTTCGTAATCCTGGTACAGCCGCAGGCGCGAGGCGATGCTGTTGAGGAGCATGCGCTGCTGCCCGGCCCCCATGGCCAGCCAGCTTTCAGGGGTGATGGAGGCGATCTCCGATTTATAGGGAAGACCGTCGAGATATTCGCCCAGGTAATTGCCGATCCTGTCCACGGAACCCAGCTGGGACGGATTGCGGGCTGACGCGGCGAAAGTGGCCTGGAGCTGCTGGAAGAAATTCTTGGGATCCGTCTTGCCTGCAAGACCGGCATCGAGAATGCGCTGCAGGGTGGCCGCCAGATCGGAGAGCTGGTTGCGGGTCAGCAGCACGCGGATGTCCAGCGAGCGGCGCAGCGTATTGGCCGGGTCGCGGTCTGCGGTATAGCTCTGCACGATGTCAGGGGCGCCGGTCTTCTCCAGCCGCCCCAGATAGGCCAGGCGCATCGCCTGCGCCACAACACTCATGCGCGGGTCGGCCTTGCGCGCTTTTTCCTCCTGGGGGGTCAACCCTGCGATCGGCCGGCCGGTCGTGTCAGCGACCTGCTGGAGAATCTGGGTGGCTATCTTCTGCACCACCGGGCGGAAGGCCTGCGGGCTGCCGTTCGGCACAGGGTAGTAAAGCGTCTGGCCATTGAAGGAGGAGAGATTCCGATACTGCGTCGCTGCTTTTGCGTGGTCGCCTGCCACCTTGCCGGCCGGGGTGAGGAGATGGACCACGAACAGCGCGATCCCCTTCTCGGCTGCCAGCCGCCGGAGCTCGGGGATGTTGAGCCGGGTCAGGCTGTGGGGGTCTGTGCCGTCGCGCGCGCCGGCATCGGTGATCAGCACGATATAACGCCCGCCCAGCCCGTCCCAGTCCACATCGTCAATGGCGCTTTTGACCCCGGCTGCAGCATCTTCATCGAAGCTGCTGGAGGACACGTCCGTGGCATGGACATCGGCGATGGCGGGCAGAATGCTGTTGAGGGGCTGGGAAAAATCCGGCTTGGCGAAAAGCTTTGTCGCATAGCCGAGCTTCGGCGCGTCAGCCAGGCTGTCACGGTAGCCGATAAGGCCGAAGCGGAAATTCTGTCCTGCAGCTGAATTGCCGACCAGATTGACGATGTCCTTGATGGCGGCGCGTGTTTCCTGAATGTAGGGCTCCATGCTGGTTGTCGTATCTATGACGAAAACCAGCCCGCCCCTGAATTTCTTGAGCGCTTCAGGGGAAGCGGCCTGCGGTGCGCTGGGTTCGGCCGGAGCGGAAATGACATGCAGGCGCCGCACGCTCGGCCCGCTGTCACGTTCGATCTCATGGGCGTCCAGGATGGGCAGCAGGTAGAAATTCTTGGTGATGTCGATATAGTTTTCAGGCTCGAGAGCCACGACCGGCCCGCTGTCGGCCGCGGTCGTGGAAGGGTTTTTGCTTGCGCTGGCAGCGAGGGCCTGACGTGTCAGCGCGGCAGCCTGCTGGCCGGAATTCGGGTCGGTCAGCAGCTTGTCCTCGCTGGCGGCGGAATCGAGAAACAGGGCCCGGCTGCGCCCGGCCGGATTGGTGAAGGCAGCGATCATGGT is a genomic window containing:
- a CDS encoding vWA domain-containing protein, with amino-acid sequence MRLSVFSPAMSARRLAFSLGLTTLALLAPLTCLQAEPLLQAGKKSLYQHVITRPGAQIFPTASGGKGENVEGFRIFYVFGRQNGRVQVGDTLKGQPKGWIPEDRTIPWQHTMIAAFTNPAGRSRALFLDSAASEDKLLTDPNSGQQAAALTRQALAASASKNPSTTAADSGPVVALEPENYIDITKNFYLLPILDAHEIERDSGPSVRRLHVISAPAEPSAPQAASPEALKKFRGGLVFVIDTTTSMEPYIQETRAAIKDIVNLVGNSAAGQNFRFGLIGYRDSLADAPKLGYATKLFAKPDFSQPLNSILPAIADVHATDVSSSSFDEDAAAGVKSAIDDVDWDGLGGRYIVLITDAGARDGTDPHSLTRLNIPELRRLAAEKGIALFVVHLLTPAGKVAGDHAKAATQYRNLSSFNGQTLYYPVPNGSPQAFRPVVQKIATQILQQVADTTGRPIAGLTPQEEKARKADPRMSVVAQAMRLAYLGRLEKTGAPDIVQSYTADRDPANTLRRSLDIRVLLTRNQLSDLAATLQRILDAGLAGKTDPKNFFQQLQATFAASARNPSQLGSVDRIGNYLGEYLDGLPYKSEIASITPESWLAMGAGQQRMLLNSIASRLRLYQDYEAHPELWVRLGSSKDPGDAVFPVPLDELP